The genomic region CTTGGACGGCAACGGTCACCGCAAGATCAAAGGAAATATGAATATCGAGTTGGCCGTCGACGCCATGAAGCTCGCAATAAACCTCGATCATATCGTGATCGTGTCAGGGGATGGCAATCTGCGCTATCTGGTCGAGGCCTTGCAACACATGGGCAAGCGCGTCAGCGTGATGTCGACCTTAGCGACCCAGCCTCCGATGATCGCTGACGAATTACGGCGGCAGGCGGATCACTTTATCGATCTGGCGGACCTCGAAAAGGAGATCGCACGAACAAAAAATATCAGAAGAAAGACCTGATGCGCGCTATCGGCGTAATCTCACAAGCTGCGCGGCAGCTGTAGTGTCGCCAGCAAACCGCCGTCACGAGGGGAATTGAGTGCAATCGTGCCGCCCTGCGCAGAAATGATATCTCGGGCGATGGCCAATCCAAGCCCCACGCCGCCGGTTTCCCTGTTGCGAG from Hyphomicrobium sp. MC1 harbors:
- a CDS encoding NYN domain-containing protein translates to MSSYSERIAIFIDGPNLYTMGQSLGFEIDFKRFLAVCKQNRRLIRALYYTALSHEQEYCAVRPLVDWLDFNGFSTVTKAAKEFLDGNGHRKIKGNMNIELAVDAMKLAINLDHIVIVSGDGNLRYLVEALQHMGKRVSVMSTLATQPPMIADELRRQADHFIDLADLEKEIARTKNIRRKT